A section of the Oncorhynchus gorbuscha isolate QuinsamMale2020 ecotype Even-year linkage group LG04, OgorEven_v1.0, whole genome shotgun sequence genome encodes:
- the LOC124034440 gene encoding golgin subfamily A member 1-like isoform X5: MFAKLKKKIAEEAATAPRTGVRMPRSYSKESITSVGADSGDDFASDGSSSRDDLSSQILRRNDQIRKLEAKLSASMRKLQDQNETHQANRAKMAEGMALALDKKDQEWMERIFTLEQEKASLSVRLDEMMEQSLTLFQKRDDLDELEGFQQQELAKVKHMLLSKEEQLVQQERVLQQKGAELQMAKKGLAEAQEQLRVLGEEHQESCRLNTEQEMEIEELLEVREEAEKKITELEGRGQNLQKVIQQVSEDFQKSRSAAAAVEKSLRTLQMENNALKLQQHKAAVTDEDKERVLLDLQEKISSLERRLFGNLSEDELLQELLKEKSTLEQRLEDTRVELLEARTNHADTVSSLETQISRLNNNVTELQTLLRHKDDSSKNYRERTDAQVREQIAGLEQQVQESNERLKNTEQQISDKQAHLDKLQAEWSVERDSLQQQVSAERQQGQERAGRLEEQLTALQTERDTEHTSAQARISELEQERASLLRGRDKADVALRRQAEGLEQARSELSSRQTVSVEIAMALEDTRRQKEVLQLQVGEMMASLQTTSQELAHVTEQLKRKEEELQTLRDELQSAQSSLSQLQEETEGLQAAAQERQEEKDSQLVSLRQELLTQNEQLDSCQLRVSELEVETLTLQQTPELCELDQNGTVTVDDLDHMQKANRDLEQQLSDKNKTIKQLQQRLAELKRTLQKELKLKPETESDGKERAQEGRGERQERPDRIFTELTLGPAPGPNTTVTNTSDLNDSREINFEYLKHVVLKFMSSREAEAYQLIRAVSVLLNFTGEEEDMLKQTLEYKMSWFGSKPSLKGIVRPSVSGAPAHWS; encoded by the exons CCTCCATGAGGAAACTGCAGGACCAGAATGAGACTCACCAGGCCAATAGAGCCAAAATGGCTGAAGGCATGGCTTTGGCACTAGACAAGAAGGATCAG GAATGGATGGAAAGGATATTTACGCTGGAGCAG GAGAAAGCGTCTCTGTCTGTGAGGCTAGATGAGATGATGGAGCAGAGCCTTACTCTGTTCCAGAAGAGGGATGACCTGGACGAGCTGGAGGGCTTCCAGCAGCAGGAGCTCGCCAAAGTCAAACACATG TTACTGAGTAAGGAGGAGCAACTGGTCCAGCAGGAGCGAGTGCTCCAGCAGAAGGGTGCCGAGCTGCAGATGGCCAAGAAGGGTCTGGCCGAAGCCCAGGAGCAGCTGCGGGTTCTGGGAGAGGAGCATCAGGAAAGTTGCAGGCTCAACACGGAGCAGGAAATGGAGAT AGAGGAGTTGCTGGAGGTCAGGGAGGAGGCTGAGAAGAAGATTACTGAGCTGGAGGGCAGAGGCCAGAACCTGCAGAAGGTCATCCAACAGGTGTCTGAAGACTTCCAGAAG TCACGGAGCGCGGCAGCAGCTGTAGAGAAGTCTCTCCGTACGTTACAAATGGAGAACAATGCCCTGAAGCTGCAGCAACACAAA GCTGCAGTGACTGATGAGGACAAGGAGCGTGTGCTGCTGGACCTGCAGGAGAAGATCTCCTCTCTGGAGAGACGTCTGTTTGGTAACCTGAGTGAAGACGAGCTCCTCCAGGAGCTTCTCAAAGAG AAGTCCACTCTGGAGCAGAGGCTGGAGGACACGAGAGTTGAGCTGCTGGAGGCACGCACCAACCATGCTGACACGGTTAGCTCTTTGGAGACTCAG ATATCCAGACTCAACAACAATGTGACTGAACTACAGACCCTGCTACGACACAAGGACGACTCTTCCaagaactacagagagagaacggACGCACAGGTAAGAGAACAG ataGCAGGTCTGGAACagcaggtgcaggagagcaaTGAGAGGCTCAAGAACACTGAGCAGCAGATCTCTGACAAACAAGCACATCTAGACAAACTG CAGGCAGAGTGGAGTGTGGAGAGGGACAGTCTGCAGCAGCAGGTGTCTGCAGAGCGGCAACAGGGCCAGGAGAGGGCAGGCCGGCTGGAGGAGCAGCTCACTgcactgcagacagagagagacaccgaaCACACCTCTGCCCAAGCCAGGATT AGTGAGTTGGAGCAAGAGAGAGCGTCTCTGCTGAGGGGGAGGGATAAAGCTGACGTTGCTCtgaggaggcaggcagaggggctGGAGCAGGCCAGG TCAGAGCTGAGCAGCAGGCAGACAGTGAGTGTGGAGATAGCCATGGCTCTGGAGGACACCAGGAGACAGAAGGAGGTGCTCCAACTACAG GTAGGAGAGATGATGGCGTCACTTCAAACAACATCGCAGGAACTGGCCCACGTCACTGAGCAGCTGAAGCGGAAAGAAGAGGAACTCCAAACACTTCGCGATG AGCTGCAGAGTGCCCAGAGCTCCCTGTCCCAGCTgcaagaggagacagaggggctgCAGGCAGCAGCccaggagaggcaggaggagaaggacagCCAGCTGGTCAGCTTGAGGCAGGAGCTCCTAACCCAGAATGAGCAGTTAGACTCCTGCCAGTTACGg GTATCGGAGCTAGAGGTAGAGACTCTGACGTTGCAGCAGACTCCAGAGCTGTGTGAACTGGACCAGAATGGGACTGTGACGGTGGATGACCTGGACCACATGCAGAAGGCCAACCGAGACCTGGAGCAGCAGCTCAGTGACAAGAACAAG ACCATTAAGCAGCTGCAGCAGAGACTAGCAGAGCTAAAGAGGACCTTGCAGAAGGAGCTG AAGCTGAAACCTGAAACAGAGTCCGATGGGAAAGAGAGGGCccaagaagggagaggagagaggcaagagaggccAGACAGAATCTTTACAGAGCTCACTCTAGGTCCGGCCCCGGGCCCAAACACcactgtcaccaacacatctGATCTCAATGACTCACGAGAGATCAACTTCGAGTACCTCAAACACGTGGTGCTAAAATTCATGTCATCCAGAGAGGCTGAG GCCTATCAGCTGATCAGAGCAGTGTCTGTGTTGCTGAACTTCACTGGTGAGGAAGAAGACATGTTGAAGCAGACTCTGGAGTACAAG ATGTCCTGGTTTGGATCCAAGCCTTCTCTGAAAGGTATTGTCCGGCCATCAGTTTCAGGGGCACCTGCTCACTGGAGCTGA